In Chitinibacter sp. SCUT-21, a single genomic region encodes these proteins:
- a CDS encoding DMT family transporter, with amino-acid sequence MMLQRLTTRFSQFQIGVFLAIFAATGFAAKAIFVKLAYRHGVDAITLVTMRMIVALALLQVIRLWRTEHGEKLTHPQKWALLGLGLLGYFLSSTLDFIGLQSVSASLERLILCLYPTFTVLFSFAIFGTPISRRVKKALPLTYGGMALVLLPDLAHAKADWVGVTFVVASTLCFALYMSLSPTVIQQVGSMRFTELALTVSSLAMFAQYLTLRPIETLLKQGAAVWAYALLMGVFSTILPIYATNAALQRIGASRTALLGSFGPVLTIIFSLGILGEYLTPVQWLGAAIVLFGIWIVSKKE; translated from the coding sequence ATGATGTTGCAGCGCCTCACTACTCGTTTTAGCCAATTTCAAATTGGGGTATTTCTAGCGATCTTTGCCGCGACTGGATTTGCCGCCAAAGCCATTTTCGTCAAACTGGCTTATCGACATGGCGTTGATGCCATTACGTTAGTAACGATGCGGATGATTGTAGCTTTGGCGCTATTACAGGTGATCAGGCTATGGCGCACTGAGCATGGCGAGAAACTAACTCACCCCCAAAAATGGGCGCTCTTGGGGCTTGGGCTACTCGGTTATTTCCTATCAAGTACGCTCGATTTTATTGGTCTGCAATCGGTAAGCGCGAGCCTAGAGCGCCTCATCCTTTGCCTGTACCCTACTTTTACCGTGCTGTTTAGTTTTGCTATTTTTGGTACTCCAATATCTCGGCGCGTCAAAAAGGCATTACCCCTCACCTACGGTGGGATGGCGCTGGTTTTGTTGCCTGACTTGGCGCACGCGAAAGCCGATTGGGTTGGGGTGACATTTGTTGTGGCAAGCACCCTCTGTTTTGCGCTGTATATGAGCCTGAGCCCCACAGTTATTCAACAGGTGGGCTCAATGCGCTTTACCGAATTGGCCTTAACTGTCTCGAGCTTGGCGATGTTTGCGCAATATCTCACACTACGCCCTATCGAGACACTACTTAAGCAAGGCGCGGCAGTATGGGCCTACGCGCTATTGATGGGAGTGTTTTCAACCATATTGCCCATTTATGCCACCAATGCAGCCCTGCAGCGAATCGGAGCCAGCCGCACGGCGCTACTTGGTAGCTTTGGCCCCGTACTGACGATCATTTTTAGCTTGGGTATTTTGGGCGAATACCTCACCCCAGTCCAATGGTTAGGGGCGGCGATTGTACTGTTCGGGATTTGGATTGTTAGTAAAAAAGAATAA
- a CDS encoding benzoate/H(+) symporter BenE family transporter has protein sequence MRIVNDFSLSAVLAGLITVLVGFTSSAVIVFQAAQALHATPEQTASWMWSLSIAMGLTCIGLSLRYRVPVVTAWSTPGAALLVTSVAGVSMPEAIGAFMLSGALMMLAGVSGWFERAMKRIPMALASAMLAGVLLRFGFAAFTSLQTQLLLALGMLATYLGLRRYLQRYAILGVLLVGLLIAGIQGQLHLGGINLELAAPVWVTPSLSWQSIASVALPLFLVTMASQNVPGVTVLHANGYRPPISPIIGWTGLTTVVLAPFGTFAINLAAITAAICMGKDAHEDANKRYIAAMAAGVFYLLIGLFGATVAALLAAFPKELVLVVAGLALLNIIGNGLALAVREEAHREAAIITFVVTASGVTLFSIGSAFWGLVAGTIATLVLRKG, from the coding sequence ATGCGCATAGTGAATGACTTTTCGCTGTCGGCCGTGCTGGCGGGGTTGATTACTGTGCTGGTAGGGTTTACCAGCTCAGCGGTGATTGTGTTTCAAGCGGCGCAAGCCCTGCATGCGACGCCTGAGCAAACTGCGTCGTGGATGTGGTCGCTCAGTATCGCTATGGGGTTGACCTGTATCGGCTTGTCGTTACGTTATCGTGTCCCCGTCGTCACTGCGTGGTCGACGCCGGGCGCTGCGCTTTTGGTAACCAGTGTGGCTGGCGTCAGTATGCCTGAAGCGATTGGCGCATTTATGCTGTCGGGTGCACTGATGATGCTGGCGGGTGTCAGCGGCTGGTTTGAGCGCGCGATGAAGCGCATTCCAATGGCCTTAGCGTCGGCGATGCTCGCGGGGGTATTACTGCGCTTTGGCTTTGCTGCCTTCACTTCGCTGCAAACACAATTGCTCTTGGCCTTGGGGATGCTGGCGACGTATCTGGGATTACGGCGCTATCTGCAGCGCTACGCCATTCTTGGGGTATTGCTCGTTGGGCTATTGATAGCTGGGATCCAGGGGCAATTACACCTTGGGGGTATTAATCTCGAGCTGGCTGCGCCAGTTTGGGTTACGCCAAGCTTGAGTTGGCAAAGTATCGCCAGCGTCGCCTTACCTTTGTTTTTGGTGACGATGGCTTCGCAAAATGTGCCAGGCGTTACCGTGTTACACGCCAATGGCTATCGGCCACCGATCTCGCCGATCATCGGCTGGACCGGATTGACCACCGTGGTGCTGGCGCCATTTGGCACCTTTGCGATTAATTTGGCGGCAATTACCGCCGCCATTTGCATGGGTAAAGATGCGCATGAAGATGCCAATAAACGCTACATTGCAGCGATGGCTGCCGGCGTGTTTTATCTACTAATTGGCTTGTTTGGCGCCACCGTTGCGGCGCTGTTGGCTGCTTTTCCGAAAGAGCTGGTGCTAGTGGTGGCAGGATTGGCCTTGCTCAATATCATCGGCAATGGCTTAGCGCTGGCGGTGCGTGAAGAAGCACACCGGGAAGCCGCGATCATCACTTTTGTCGTCACCGCCTCGGGTGTCACTTTGTTCAGTATTGGCTCGGCTTTTTGGGGCTTAGTGGCGGGAACGATTGCTACGCTGGTGCTGCGCAAGGGCTAG
- a CDS encoding GIY-YIG nuclease family protein has protein sequence MQPWYVYLLNCQDGSLYTGVAVDVAKRFAAHQAGKGAKYTRAHPPESIALILKCANRSVAQKLEYAIKQLSVAAKRRLIAGETAALAERFYCDADGIWLIASPNNAAEAIPGDASELAV, from the coding sequence ATGCAGCCTTGGTATGTTTATCTTTTGAATTGCCAAGATGGCAGCCTCTACACCGGCGTCGCGGTCGATGTCGCCAAACGTTTTGCTGCGCATCAAGCGGGCAAAGGGGCGAAATACACCCGCGCGCATCCGCCTGAGTCGATTGCTCTGATCTTAAAATGCGCTAATCGCAGCGTGGCGCAAAAGCTGGAATACGCGATCAAGCAACTCTCTGTTGCGGCAAAGCGCCGCTTGATTGCGGGTGAAACGGCAGCATTAGCCGAGCGATTTTACTGTGATGCAGATGGTATATGGTTGATAGCCTCGCCAAATAATGCTGCTGAAGCTATACCTGGCGATGCATCTGAGTTAGCCGTTTAA
- a CDS encoding MliC family protein produces MKTIVFLTGLVVSSLALAQNDFNVTFRCTSGEIFQVQSAGQQTVVLQRGLYQPVDGPTRLTLEQVISASGAKYSNGEYSVWLKGDEALLLRGEQQIAHGCSASRDSEPLTPIRDASSGIVFIPPERWLAKDVKLSAVVGSDIKQYTKRATYEFTYSLQNAQGERSPLLTFWVFPQGEFARITPASNSIYLGSDGQREYLAQIATTSNFVADSDAAQQFAQLRSSADEVRQAFSMYGVVINQAVETVSVKVNWLDRALRPGSEEVIELYVQENDKLGELVARQRQILDKGNPKPVVLRFDPAAINPKLHYVVLAKLVQNGRVIMKSQPQPVLTQGHGREAKLTLGKK; encoded by the coding sequence ATGAAAACAATCGTATTTCTCACTGGCTTAGTTGTGAGCAGCCTGGCACTGGCTCAGAACGATTTCAATGTTACTTTTCGCTGTACTAGCGGCGAAATCTTTCAAGTTCAAAGCGCAGGCCAGCAAACAGTCGTGCTACAACGCGGTTTGTATCAACCCGTTGATGGCCCTACTCGTTTAACACTGGAACAAGTCATTAGCGCATCCGGCGCCAAATACAGTAATGGTGAATACAGTGTATGGCTCAAAGGCGATGAGGCTTTATTGCTTCGCGGGGAACAACAAATCGCTCACGGCTGTAGCGCATCGCGTGATAGCGAGCCATTAACTCCCATTCGCGATGCCTCTAGCGGCATCGTGTTTATTCCTCCTGAGCGCTGGCTCGCCAAAGACGTCAAACTCAGCGCGGTCGTCGGGTCAGACATCAAGCAATATACTAAACGCGCCACATATGAATTCACCTATAGCTTGCAAAATGCACAGGGCGAACGCTCTCCCTTGCTAACCTTCTGGGTCTTCCCACAAGGCGAATTTGCTAGAATTACCCCTGCAAGCAATAGCATATATTTGGGTAGCGATGGGCAGCGCGAATACTTGGCACAGATAGCGACCACCAGCAACTTTGTAGCGGATAGCGACGCAGCCCAACAATTCGCCCAACTTCGTAGCTCCGCCGATGAAGTGCGCCAAGCATTTTCAATGTATGGCGTCGTAATCAATCAGGCTGTCGAGACGGTGAGCGTCAAAGTCAATTGGTTGGACCGTGCTTTACGCCCGGGGAGTGAAGAGGTAATTGAGTTATATGTGCAAGAAAACGACAAACTCGGGGAATTAGTCGCTAGGCAGCGGCAAATATTGGACAAAGGCAATCCTAAGCCCGTCGTCCTACGATTTGATCCTGCAGCAATCAACCCAAAGTTACATTATGTTGTTCTTGCCAAACTCGTCCAAAATGGCCGCGTGATTATGAAAAGCCAACCTCAGCCGGTCTTAACACAAGGGCATGGGCGAGAGGCCAAACTAACACTGGGTAAAAAATAG
- a CDS encoding ABC transporter substrate-binding protein has translation MTLKMRKLVLGSTIALMAGTASAAGTLIYCSEGSPEGFDPARYVTGTTFDASAETIFNRLVEFTPGSTQIRPALAEKWSVSADNLTYTFNLRKGVKFHTTSYFKPTRDFNADDVIFTFKRFTDKDFAFNKAAPTDFPYASDMGMDANIVAVEKVDANTVRFKLKSVDAAFLQNLAMSFASIQSAEYADSLLKAGKAAQLNTQPIGTGPFVFRSYQKDANIRFDGNKEYWRKGDVKVDKLIFAITTDASVRYQKLQKGECHVMAYPKPADLKAMQTNPKLTVPTQAGFNTGWLSYNVKQKPFDKLEVRQALDMAINKKSIIDAVFQGAGQPATSLFPPTQWSYNKNLKDAAFNPAKAKELLKKAGVAEGTEVALWAMPVQRPYNPNAKLMAEMIQNDWSKIGIKAKIVTYEWGEYIKRAKAGEAGAILIGWTGDNGDPDNWVGPNMSCEAIGGSNYAQWCNKEFEALVVKGRTTMNQAERVKIYEKAQTIIKSDLPITTIAHSTVYQPMRKEVQGFKISPFGLNSFYGVSVK, from the coding sequence ATGACGTTGAAAATGCGTAAATTGGTGCTCGGTAGCACCATCGCCTTGATGGCGGGTACTGCAAGTGCTGCTGGTACTTTGATTTATTGCTCGGAAGGTAGCCCAGAGGGTTTTGACCCAGCACGCTATGTAACTGGTACCACGTTTGATGCTTCTGCTGAAACGATTTTTAACCGCTTGGTTGAGTTTACGCCTGGCTCAACGCAAATCCGCCCAGCTTTGGCTGAAAAATGGTCGGTGAGTGCAGACAACCTCACATACACTTTCAACCTGCGCAAAGGCGTGAAATTCCACACTACGTCGTACTTCAAACCAACACGCGATTTCAACGCTGACGACGTGATCTTTACGTTCAAACGCTTTACCGATAAAGATTTCGCCTTTAATAAAGCAGCGCCAACCGATTTCCCATATGCATCGGATATGGGCATGGATGCCAATATCGTTGCGGTTGAAAAAGTGGATGCCAATACCGTTCGCTTTAAGCTCAAATCAGTCGATGCGGCATTCTTGCAAAACTTAGCGATGTCATTCGCGTCAATCCAGTCAGCCGAATACGCAGACAGCTTGCTTAAAGCCGGTAAAGCCGCACAATTGAATACGCAACCTATCGGTACTGGTCCATTTGTATTCCGCTCTTACCAAAAAGACGCGAACATCCGTTTTGACGGCAATAAAGAATACTGGCGCAAGGGTGATGTGAAAGTCGACAAACTGATTTTCGCAATCACAACCGATGCCTCGGTTCGCTACCAAAAGCTGCAAAAAGGCGAGTGCCACGTGATGGCCTACCCAAAACCAGCTGATTTGAAAGCGATGCAAACCAATCCTAAGCTGACCGTGCCAACCCAAGCGGGCTTTAATACTGGTTGGTTGAGCTACAACGTGAAGCAAAAACCATTCGATAAGCTTGAAGTTCGCCAAGCACTTGATATGGCGATCAACAAAAAGTCGATCATCGATGCGGTATTCCAAGGCGCGGGCCAGCCAGCAACGAGCTTGTTCCCTCCTACGCAATGGTCGTACAACAAAAACCTGAAAGACGCGGCATTCAATCCAGCAAAAGCGAAAGAATTGCTGAAAAAAGCCGGCGTAGCTGAAGGCACTGAAGTCGCGCTGTGGGCAATGCCAGTACAACGCCCATACAACCCGAACGCCAAATTGATGGCCGAAATGATCCAGAACGACTGGTCTAAGATCGGCATCAAAGCCAAAATCGTGACTTACGAATGGGGTGAGTACATCAAACGCGCGAAAGCGGGTGAAGCGGGCGCAATCTTAATCGGCTGGACTGGTGACAATGGTGATCCAGACAACTGGGTTGGCCCGAACATGAGCTGCGAAGCAATTGGCGGTAGCAACTACGCTCAATGGTGCAATAAAGAGTTTGAAGCGTTGGTGGTGAAAGGTCGTACGACAATGAACCAAGCTGAACGCGTGAAGATCTACGAAAAAGCACAGACCATTATCAAGTCTGATTTGCCAATCACCACTATTGCTCACTCAACGGTTTACCAACCAATGCGCAAAGAAGTGCAAGGCTTCAAAATCAGCCCATTTGGTCTGAATTCGTTCTACGGTGTTAGCGTTAAATAA
- a CDS encoding chemotaxis protein CheB has translation MTYSGLAAQLSARAAPAASTSHPSGSVQASLLERMDSAKLNADAIMPAPNPSQRIPPTARVIAIGSSTGGTQALEVILPKLKKTCAGIVIVQHMPEKYTTSFANRLNSLCEIEVREARSHDRVEAGLALIAPGGRHLVLRRNGMQYFVDVLQGPMINRHRPSVDLLFRSVACAAGRNGVGYILTGMGDDGAKGLKEMLEMGAKTFAQNESSCVVFGMPKEAISQGATRDILPLDQIAASISQFR, from the coding sequence GTGACATATTCAGGCTTAGCGGCGCAGCTTAGTGCACGCGCGGCACCGGCAGCAAGCACATCTCATCCCAGCGGCTCAGTGCAGGCGAGTCTGCTAGAGCGAATGGATTCGGCCAAGCTCAATGCCGATGCGATTATGCCCGCCCCGAACCCCTCGCAACGTATTCCGCCTACGGCGCGAGTCATCGCGATTGGTTCGTCAACAGGTGGCACACAAGCGCTCGAGGTGATTCTGCCGAAGCTTAAAAAGACCTGTGCCGGGATTGTCATCGTTCAACACATGCCGGAAAAATACACCACCAGCTTTGCCAACCGCCTAAATAGCTTGTGTGAAATTGAGGTCAGAGAGGCACGCAGCCATGATCGGGTTGAAGCAGGCCTTGCGCTAATTGCTCCGGGTGGCCGTCATTTAGTATTGCGGCGCAACGGCATGCAATATTTTGTTGATGTCCTACAAGGACCGATGATTAATCGTCACCGTCCTTCGGTCGATTTACTTTTCCGCTCAGTAGCCTGTGCCGCCGGACGCAACGGCGTTGGCTATATTTTGACCGGAATGGGCGACGATGGCGCAAAGGGCTTGAAAGAGATGCTGGAGATGGGCGCAAAAACTTTTGCCCAAAATGAATCAAGTTGCGTCGTGTTTGGCATGCCCAAAGAGGCCATTAGCCAAGGCGCAACGCGCGATATTTTGCCACTAGACCAAATCGCCGCATCAATTAGCCAGTTTCGCTAA
- a CDS encoding BON domain-containing protein codes for MKQIKLIATLLTVAVLSTACSSMAEKKAAAPEAPKVVVADAAAVAATVKAALDADASLKPFDLKVTGANDKKNPSKVDVTIDGSVEIGEQMAQAGMIAQEVKGVQYVFNNIMPKN; via the coding sequence ATGAAACAAATTAAGCTGATTGCAACCCTGTTGACGGTTGCCGTTTTATCAACTGCTTGCAGCTCAATGGCTGAGAAAAAAGCCGCTGCACCTGAAGCGCCAAAAGTTGTTGTGGCCGATGCGGCAGCAGTGGCTGCGACGGTGAAAGCGGCTCTGGATGCCGATGCAAGTTTAAAACCTTTTGATCTGAAAGTAACAGGCGCAAACGATAAGAAAAATCCAAGCAAAGTGGATGTGACCATCGATGGCAGTGTTGAAATCGGTGAGCAAATGGCACAAGCGGGGATGATTGCCCAAGAAGTGAAAGGCGTGCAGTATGTCTTTAACAATATTATGCCGAAGAACTAA
- a CDS encoding MFS transporter translates to MNLNNYLAVFSNRRIAAAMFLGFASGLPLALTGSTLQAWLSDAGLDIKTIAWFTLVGQPYTWKFLWSPLIDRFPMPFLGRRRGWILLAQLALAGTIAAMGGLDPQTHLATFAVLALLVAFFSATQDVVIDAYRTETLHQNERGAGAAVGVFGYRMAMLTSGALALILADGLLTWQQTYWVMAALMAGMALVTLLSPEPEVQHQAPKSLREAIIEPLHEFFSRDGAILLLVLVVAYKLGDAFAGSLSTKFLLDMGYVKTQIGSANKVFGMIATIIGGFAGAVLMVRWGLFRSLLVFGVLQAMTNLGYWLIALHGAPSVPLLYLAIGGENLAGGMGTTAIVALLMSLCNPRFTATQFALLSALAAFGRVYVGPASGYLVVALGWADFFFFSMLVAWPGLALVWYLRKTLRALDAPKDIPLDD, encoded by the coding sequence ATGAATTTGAATAATTACCTCGCGGTATTTAGTAACCGCCGTATCGCCGCGGCGATGTTTTTGGGCTTTGCCTCGGGCTTGCCGCTGGCGCTCACCGGCTCAACGCTGCAAGCGTGGCTGTCCGACGCAGGTCTGGATATTAAAACGATTGCGTGGTTTACCTTGGTCGGGCAACCATATACATGGAAATTCCTGTGGTCGCCGCTGATTGATCGTTTTCCAATGCCGTTTCTCGGCCGTCGTCGTGGCTGGATTTTGCTGGCACAGTTGGCACTCGCAGGTACGATTGCCGCGATGGGCGGCTTGGACCCACAAACGCATTTGGCGACTTTTGCCGTGCTAGCGCTATTGGTCGCGTTTTTCTCGGCGACGCAAGACGTGGTCATCGACGCGTATCGAACCGAAACGCTGCACCAAAACGAGCGCGGCGCGGGCGCTGCGGTCGGCGTTTTTGGCTATCGAATGGCGATGCTGACCTCGGGTGCGCTGGCGCTGATTTTGGCAGATGGTTTGCTCACTTGGCAGCAAACCTATTGGGTGATGGCGGCGCTGATGGCTGGCATGGCACTGGTGACTTTACTGTCGCCCGAGCCAGAAGTGCAACACCAAGCGCCTAAGTCGCTACGCGAAGCAATTATCGAGCCGCTGCATGAGTTTTTTAGCCGTGACGGGGCAATTTTATTATTGGTACTGGTCGTAGCGTACAAACTGGGCGACGCGTTTGCCGGCAGCTTATCGACCAAATTCCTGCTCGATATGGGCTACGTGAAAACGCAAATTGGCTCGGCCAATAAAGTGTTTGGCATGATCGCGACCATCATTGGCGGCTTTGCTGGCGCGGTGTTGATGGTGCGCTGGGGCTTATTTCGATCGCTTCTGGTATTCGGCGTGCTGCAAGCAATGACCAATTTGGGTTACTGGCTAATCGCGCTGCACGGCGCACCGAGTGTGCCGCTGCTGTATCTTGCGATCGGAGGCGAGAATTTAGCGGGCGGCATGGGTACGACGGCCATCGTTGCGCTATTAATGAGCCTGTGCAATCCACGCTTTACCGCAACGCAATTTGCGCTGCTCTCCGCCTTGGCCGCTTTTGGCCGCGTTTATGTCGGCCCTGCTTCGGGTTATTTGGTTGTCGCGCTCGGTTGGGCGGATTTCTTTTTCTTCTCGATGCTGGTCGCGTGGCCGGGGCTGGCCTTGGTTTGGTATTTGCGCAAAACACTGCGTGCGCTGGACGCCCCCAAGGATATCCCGCTCGACGATTAA
- a CDS encoding exodeoxyribonuclease III yields MRIISANLNGIRSATTKGFFNWLASQNADVIGVQELKAQAADIKPEHTPAEFHAYFHYAEKKGYSGVGLYCRRPADEVITGLGIEDIDAEGRYLEVRFGNLSIVSLYLPSGSSSEERQDVKFSFLERFWPRLNELRESGRDVIIMGDWNIAHNEIDLKNWKGNLKNSGFLPEERAWFTQLLESGWVDTWRTLYPEIPGYTWWSNRGQAYAKDVGWRIDYQIATPALAAKATAASIYKDEKFSDHAPLIVDYDYPLA; encoded by the coding sequence GTGCGCATTATTTCTGCCAATTTGAATGGGATTCGTTCCGCTACGACCAAGGGCTTTTTCAACTGGCTAGCGAGCCAAAACGCCGACGTGATTGGCGTACAAGAATTAAAAGCGCAAGCAGCAGATATCAAGCCGGAACATACGCCCGCTGAGTTTCATGCTTATTTTCATTACGCCGAAAAGAAAGGTTACAGCGGTGTTGGGCTGTACTGCCGCCGCCCAGCCGACGAAGTGATTACGGGGCTCGGCATTGAAGACATCGATGCTGAAGGGCGTTATTTGGAAGTGCGCTTTGGCAATTTATCAATTGTTTCACTTTATTTACCGTCAGGCTCGTCGTCGGAAGAGCGGCAAGATGTGAAATTTAGTTTTCTCGAGCGCTTCTGGCCGCGCCTGAATGAGCTGCGCGAATCGGGCCGCGACGTCATCATCATGGGCGACTGGAATATCGCGCACAATGAGATCGATCTGAAAAACTGGAAAGGCAATCTGAAAAATTCGGGTTTTCTACCCGAAGAGCGCGCATGGTTCACGCAATTACTTGAGAGCGGTTGGGTTGATACCTGGCGCACGCTCTATCCAGAAATCCCCGGTTACACGTGGTGGAGCAATCGCGGCCAAGCCTACGCCAAAGACGTCGGTTGGCGCATTGATTACCAAATCGCCACGCCAGCGCTGGCAGCCAAAGCTACGGCGGCCAGCATTTATAAAGATGAAAAGTTTTCCGATCACGCACCATTGATTGTCGATTACGACTATCCCTTGGCATAA
- a CDS encoding methyl-accepting chemotaxis protein, translating into MMKNWGVKTRLMAGFGLVLILLVVVTMAAMVGLATVKGKINELVGERYPSAVAANELITVAYETDLLFRNATLAEDYDEMDKELKKLITLGQTEEALLTKLKGMKLDAQSQQQLQQILTLNEAMDKQKKTLVSQFQLDRTTGAAFISNTYAPVSNAYRDAVIKLVQLQGQGMEAGKGHVSASSAAASSIILIVAAIAIVVGLLLAWFIGNQVINSLRAANDVAEKIAAGDLTHNWQNQQLGSDEIGILLTSLKKMQDNLTQIIGQISDNAHAVASAARTLSEASQQIHTGTDTQSESASNMAASVEEMSVSMDQVAHNSVEVEQKARSAGSLAKTGSGDVIAAANEMQAISSEVSSAAAQIGELGRSIEEIGSIVVVIKDVADQTNLLALNAAIEAARAGDMGRGFAVVADEVRKLAERTTQSASQITAMVSAIQGSAQEAVIKMSNGSRRVNDGLNLATQASNSIGLINDSSTEVVQSVSGISEQVQEQRMAARDLAVNVEQIAQMAEENSLAVRNMVDSITQLESMSSQLSQTVLRFKMR; encoded by the coding sequence ATGATGAAAAACTGGGGTGTTAAAACACGCTTGATGGCCGGTTTCGGTTTGGTGTTGATTTTGCTTGTGGTAGTCACAATGGCGGCGATGGTGGGCTTGGCCACGGTGAAAGGCAAGATTAATGAACTAGTTGGCGAGCGCTACCCTTCCGCGGTGGCTGCCAATGAGCTGATTACGGTGGCCTACGAAACAGATTTACTCTTTCGCAACGCGACGTTGGCCGAAGATTATGACGAGATGGATAAAGAGCTGAAAAAGCTCATTACGCTAGGGCAAACAGAAGAAGCGTTGCTCACAAAACTCAAAGGTATGAAGTTGGATGCGCAATCGCAGCAGCAACTGCAGCAAATCTTGACGCTGAATGAGGCGATGGACAAGCAGAAAAAAACGCTGGTGAGTCAATTTCAACTTGATCGCACAACGGGCGCCGCCTTTATTAGCAATACTTATGCTCCAGTTAGTAACGCCTACCGCGATGCCGTGATTAAATTAGTGCAATTGCAAGGGCAGGGCATGGAGGCTGGAAAAGGGCATGTCAGTGCAAGCTCTGCAGCGGCTTCCAGCATTATTTTAATTGTCGCCGCAATTGCGATTGTAGTGGGGCTATTGTTGGCTTGGTTTATTGGCAATCAAGTGATCAATTCTTTGCGGGCAGCGAACGACGTTGCGGAGAAAATCGCGGCAGGTGATTTAACGCATAACTGGCAAAACCAACAACTTGGCTCCGACGAAATTGGCATTTTGTTGACTTCGTTGAAGAAAATGCAAGATAACCTGACGCAAATTATTGGCCAAATTAGTGACAACGCCCATGCGGTTGCGAGCGCAGCGCGCACTTTGAGTGAGGCTTCGCAACAAATTCATACCGGCACCGACACTCAGTCCGAATCTGCTAGCAATATGGCGGCCTCGGTTGAAGAAATGAGCGTTAGTATGGATCAGGTCGCGCACAACTCCGTTGAAGTTGAGCAAAAAGCTCGCAGCGCAGGATCATTGGCTAAAACGGGTAGTGGTGATGTAATTGCTGCGGCCAATGAAATGCAGGCCATTTCAAGTGAAGTGAGCAGTGCTGCGGCACAAATTGGTGAGTTAGGCCGCAGTATTGAAGAAATTGGCAGCATTGTGGTGGTGATTAAAGATGTCGCTGACCAGACCAATTTGCTAGCCCTCAATGCTGCAATCGAAGCCGCCCGCGCAGGGGATATGGGCAGAGGTTTTGCTGTCGTGGCTGACGAGGTGCGCAAATTGGCTGAACGCACTACTCAATCTGCATCGCAAATTACTGCGATGGTTAGTGCGATTCAAGGTAGCGCTCAAGAGGCGGTGATAAAAATGAGCAACGGGTCGCGTCGGGTGAACGATGGGCTTAATTTGGCTACGCAAGCTAGCAATAGCATTGGTTTAATCAACGACAGTAGCACAGAGGTAGTCCAATCGGTTTCAGGGATCAGCGAGCAAGTTCAGGAGCAAAGAATGGCCGCGCGTGATTTAGCGGTCAATGTCGAACAAATAGCGCAAATGGCGGAGGAAAATTCCTTAGCCGTGCGCAATATGGTTGATTCGATTACGCAGCTCGAATCAATGTCGAGCCAATTATCGCAAACGGTATTGCGATTTAAAATGCGTTAA
- the nudC gene encoding NAD(+) diphosphatase: MLPTAFTPLHKQEGYLDENHILIALHGNTLILEHGNLASIRTLQTLPTPSYQITLGQLESQKVQMVVWPESTQLPPTLNTMELRASYELIGETNWLLAGRASQIATFYRTHRFCGLCGAATQALETEAACECTSCGHRVWPRISPAVMVLIRRAGERGEELLLARSPHFRAGMYSAVAGFVEPGESLEQCAHREVLEEVGVKIQNLRWFASQSWAFPHSLMLAFVADYQSGEIVCQEGEIEDAQWFALDVLPDLPSAYSLAHRLIDAALKGQLA, translated from the coding sequence ATGTTGCCCACTGCATTCACGCCCTTGCACAAGCAAGAAGGGTATCTAGATGAAAATCATATTCTAATTGCCCTGCATGGCAATACCCTTATTCTTGAGCATGGCAATCTGGCCAGCATCAGAACTCTCCAAACTCTTCCTACACCCAGCTACCAGATCACACTGGGCCAACTTGAATCACAAAAAGTCCAAATGGTCGTTTGGCCAGAATCGACACAGCTGCCGCCAACACTAAACACCATGGAGTTACGCGCCAGCTACGAATTAATTGGCGAAACAAATTGGCTGCTGGCTGGCCGTGCGAGCCAGATCGCTACGTTTTACCGCACGCATCGCTTTTGTGGCCTTTGCGGCGCAGCAACCCAAGCGCTCGAGACAGAAGCCGCATGTGAATGCACGAGCTGCGGCCATCGCGTCTGGCCGCGCATTTCACCCGCCGTGATGGTGCTGATTCGCCGCGCCGGCGAGCGCGGCGAAGAACTACTCTTGGCGCGTTCGCCGCATTTTCGCGCTGGTATGTATAGCGCGGTGGCTGGTTTTGTCGAACCAGGTGAGAGTTTGGAGCAATGCGCGCACCGTGAAGTACTCGAAGAAGTCGGCGTTAAAATCCAAAACCTGCGCTGGTTCGCCAGCCAAAGCTGGGCTTTTCCACATTCGCTGATGCTGGCGTTTGTCGCCGATTACCAATCGGGCGAGATCGTGTGCCAAGAGGGTGAAATCGAAGATGCGCAATGGTTTGCGCTCGATGTACTCCCCGATTTACCAAGCGCATACAGTTTGGCGCATCGCCTGATTGATGCCGCGCTCAAAGGCCAACTCGCTTAA